The following proteins come from a genomic window of Gossypium raimondii isolate GPD5lz chromosome 5, ASM2569854v1, whole genome shotgun sequence:
- the LOC105766001 gene encoding translation initiation factor IF-2, chloroplastic produces the protein MYGTEGKIVDGCGIRVIRNGRTVHVGVLDSLRRVKEIVKEVNAGLECGMGVEDYDQWQEGDILEAFNIFQKKRTLEEASASMAAALEGVGVEL, from the exons ATGTACGGTACAGAGGGAAAGATAGTGGATGGTTGTGGCATCCGTGTCATTCGAAATGGTCGCACAGTCCATGTCGGTGTTCTTGATTCATTGCGAAGGGTTAAGGAAATTGTTAAAGAG GTAAATGCTGGTTTGGAGTGTGGTATGGGAGTGGAAGATTATGATCAATGGCAGGAAGGAGATATTCTTGAGGCTTTCAACATTTTTCAAAAGAAGCGAACACTTGAAGAGGCATCTGCTTCAATGGCAGCCGCACTGGAAGGAGTAGGAGTTGAGTTGTAG
- the LOC105765997 gene encoding cysteine-rich receptor-like protein kinase 2 — MNRRAQYAFMVLMIGSIASFQGVVGDARAQVLNMTCSSQNENNRTLFVPNFISLMETISDLMRQFGFGTAVSGSGPDANYGLAQCYGDLSLLDCPLCYAEARTVLPQCYPYNGGRVFLDGCFMRSANYSFYDEYLGPTDMVLCGNASHKGSNFQASARQAVSHAVASALGNRGYGKASVAVSGTNETAHVLVDCWRSLNQSSCQACFDNASAAMLRCLPWSEGRALYTGCFMRYSNIDFINKEPSNGISRGTIIIIVISAVSSLVVLAVIVAIGVYIRKRRYIQKKRGSNDAEKWVKVLRDSNLNFKYSTVEKATGSFNEANKLGQGGFGTVYKGALPDGREIAVKRLFYNNRHRAADFYNEVNIISSVEHKNLVRLLGCSCSGPESLLIYEFLPNKSLDHFIFDPSRGKELTWEKRYQIIIGTVEGLVYLHENPTNKIIHRDIKASNILLDLKFRAKIADFGLARSFEEDKSHISTAIAGTLGYMAPEYLANGQLTDKADVYSFGVLLLEIITGKQNNRSKDTDYSDSIIAVAWNHFQSGTAEEIYDPNIMLNENSQSSNTKNQVYRVLHIALLCTQEVRSLRPSMSKVLQMLTKKEEDLPAPTPPPFMDEKTMEFNDMSENEFYPLNAGGTDSIATVAHSSFYAR; from the exons atgaatagaaGGGCGCAATATGCTTTCATGGTTCTTATGATCGGATCTATAGCATCATTCCAAGGAGTTGTAGGCGATGCAAGAGCTCAAGTACTGAACATGACATGTAGCTCTCAAAACGAGAACAATAGAACCCTTTTTGTTcccaatttcatttctttaatgGAAACCATCAGTGACCTTATGCGTCAATTTGGTTTCGGAACCGCGGTTTCTGGTTCAGGGCCTGATGCTAACTATGGTCTAGCTCAGTGCTATGGTGATCTATCTTTGCTTGACTGTCCATTGTGCTACGCCGAGGCACGTACGGTTCTTCCTCAATGCTATCCGTATAATGGTGGTCGAGTTTTCCTTGACGGCTGCTTCATGAGATCTGCGAATTATAGCTTCTATGACGAGTACTTGGGACCTACTGACATGGTTTTGTGCGGGAATGCAAGCCACAAGGGATCGAACTTTCAAGCATCAGCAAGACAAGCTGTGTCGCACGCGGTGGCTTCTGCATTGGGAAACAGAGGCTATGGTAAGGCTTCGGTGGCGGTTTCGGGAACAAATGAGACGGCTCATGTTCTGGTCGATTGCTGGAGGTCATTGAACCAGAGTTCTTGCCAAGCATGTTTCGATAATGCATCGGCAGCGATGTTAAGGTGCTTGCCATGGTCAGAGGGACGGGCACTCTACACTGGCTGCTTCATGAGATACTCCAACATAGATTTCATCAATAAAGAACCTTCAAATGGAATTTCAAGAG GaaccattattattatagtaATTTCTGCTGTCAGTTCCCTGGTTGTTTTAGCTGTTATTGTAGCTATTGGAGTTTATATCAGGAAGCGCAGATACATACAAAAGAAAAGAG GTTCAAATGATGCAGAAAAGTGGGTGAAAGTACTTCGTGATAGTAACTTAAATTTCAAGTACTCTACAGTAGAGAAGGCTACAGGATCGTTCAATGAGGCGAACAAGCTTGGACAAGGAGGATTCGGGACAGTTTATAAG GGTGCTCTACCTGATGGAAGAGAGATAGCTGTCAAGAGACTTTTCTATAACAATCGACACCGAGCTGCAGATTTCTACAATGAAGTCAACATAATAAGCAGTGTGGAGCATAAAAACCTGGTGAGATTGTTGGGATGTAGTTGTTCCGGACCCGAAAGTCTTCTCATCTACGAATTCCTCCCTAACAAGAGCCTTGATCATTTCATCTTTG aTCCAAGCAGAGGTAAAGAACTTACCTGGGAAAAGAGATACCAAATTATCATCGGGACCGTAGAAGGTTTAGTCTATCTTCATGAAAACCCCACGAACAAAATCATTCATAGGGATATAAAAGCTAGCAATATCTTGTTGGATTTAAAGTTCCGCGCCAAAATCGCTGATTTCGGGTTGGCAAGATCTTTCGAGGAAGATAAGAGCCATATCAGCACTGCCATTGCCGGAACACT AGGATACATGGCACCAGAATACCTAGCCAATGGCCAGTTAACGGACAAGGCCGATGTCTATAGTTTCGGAGTGCTGTTACTAGAGATCATAACCGGAAAGCAAAACAACAGAAGCAAAGACACGGATTACTCAGACAGTATAATTGCAGTT GCATGGAATCACTTTCAATCAGGGACTGCGGAGGAGATTTATGATCCAAATATAATGTTAAATGAAAACAGCCAAAGTAGCAATACGAAGAATCAGGTTTACAGAGTATTGCATATCGCACTTCTTTGCACCCAAGAGGTTCGATCACTAAGACCATCAATGTCGAAGGTACTACAGATGCTAACAAAGAAAGAGGAAGACCTCCCTGCACCAACGCCTCCTCCTTTCATGGATGAAAAGACAATGGAATTCAACGATATGAGCGAGAATGAGTTTTATCCGCTGAATGCAGGTGGGACTGATTCAATCGCCACCGTGGCTCACAGTTCCTTTTACGCAAGATGA